The stretch of DNA GATGGCCTTTACAAAAGGAAGATCCGAAGCATGGTGTGGCTAAGATCTTTGCTATTGAAGGCAGGATTTCAAgaagaagcttcaagatctTCATGCCAATAGTAGAAAGGATCCGTCTTGGTCAGAGAGAAAGACCTTTGTGGCTAAAGCTCATTTCCATTTTTGTTCATCTAAGAGAAAAGGTAGCTACTGGAGCTACGAAGAGGAATAAgcaaatatgaaaaagaaggagctGTCAAGGATCAGAGGTTCATCAAGGGTCAGTGTTCTTTCTTGAAGTCAAAGTCAAGATCAAAGGCTCAGAGTGAAAGAACTTGATGAGAAGGGTTGAGAGAGGTACTTGCATGTTggttttgtttcattttttccTCTCTGTTCTCTCTGTCCGAACCGATTGTTTGTTGGAGAAGATGTTGGTAGCTTGGTTGAACCGATTTCAATCTTGGAAGCTtcccttctataataagggtaaACGGTCAAGGGTTGAGACAAGGAGAGTaagcacagagttctcataACTACCTTAAGCTAAtagagttcttctccttcaatgggttttattttgtattcttttctttagttttgtcTATCTGAGTCTCATGGTAAAAGGCAAACAGAGTGAAGTTTGTAAGAAAAAACCAGTGAGAGGAAAAAGACAGACagagcaaaattaaagaaaaagtcatagatgtcTAAGAGTTTCTTTGTACATCTGTTTGTTGTATTTCATGATCCTGTGAGGAtttccttgcaagttgggttagcactttgcagTTGAAAGTTTGGTAGGTGtccaagtcaagttcagattTGGGGATAGAATCTGgatttgtcccagataggaatGGGTAGTTCTTAGGGaaaaattggtgtatgtaatctgatgattatagtaaaattatGTCACAATTGtaatggagactggatgtaggctgcattgcacttagcagctgaaccaggatacttctgggtgtgattctctctttctcttctactcctaTTCTGTTTCTGTTGCGaaggagataaaaataaaaataaaaaatatctcctaaccagttacaaaataaaaagaaaatgtctctTGACTTGTTATTAGACAAAAGTAGAAATATCTCTTAAAATTTCTTTGAAAAAGCAGCAATTAATACTCAGAAAAGAGGGACTAAGATTCAACatcccttctcttagccactgattaccatcaaatataatttaatatttgtactagtcaaatgataaaaaaaatactaaaaattattggCACTCAAGAGtttctcaaaaaaatatataagtaaaatatttttttatctaattatatttaagtATTCATCttagttaaaaacaaaaaactattGTTCTTTTGATgagaaatttaaaatcaaagacCTTTTACTAAGGAACAACCTATTTAccaggattttttatttaaataaataaaataaaagtaataattactaaaataaataattttaaaaaaatttaccgCTTTGGATTCTCTAGTCATATTGACGTgtctatctcgtttacactgtaaatgagatatataGAAGACAATCCCAGTAGCTATAAAAAGATGTGTAACCTTTGGTATTCTTCACAAACTTTTTCCATCCTTTTTGTGTCTCATATTTCTCACAAAGACAAGGCATTAATGGCCAGTAATAGTCCATACATAGTTGTGTTTGTTTATCTCAATTGTCGTATGAGAAATGGCGACAACGGGATCACATTTGAGTGTGAGGATCTGATATTGTTTCGCACCCAGCGTGTGGAGACGTTGTCGGAtttgaagagtttgatattgagcaaGTTCGGTAGTACACAAACGAGAAAAATTAGAAGGGTGGCGTATAGGTTGCTGGCACCAATGGGTAACAGAGTCTTCCGGTTACGACTATTCTGACTTCTAGGGGACGAGCATATGCGACTGATGTTCGACATCCATGGGAGGATCATGGTGGAGCAAGTAATGGAGCTTTCCGCAGATGTGGGACACAGTGGTGGTGGGAATTCCGTACACTCAACGTATGTACAGGACGACCGACCCCTCGCACCACCGCCCATTCATGTCGTCATTCCAGTGGATGAGGCAGAGGAGGGCGAGGAGGAGCCGGACGAGGATTACATGGCGGACAGTACAGATAGTGACTTGTCCGATAGTGGGGATGAGGATGATTGTGTTTTGGAGACAACTACTCAGATTGTAGCGTGCCATGTTCTACCTCCACCTCACCCAATTCCAGCACTATTGACAGTGCCATCTCACTATCACAGTCTGGATCTGGATGCCATGCATGAGAGGACTCCATTTCCTGACACGGATGAAGAGATTACAACCTAGAGGGCGGTGTAGAGTTTCGGATCGGCTACAAGTTTAGAAGCCGAGAGGGGGTATGAAGAACTACAGTATTCGGAGGAGTGCCGAGTATCGAGTAATCGAATCAGACCGGTTAAAGCACCATGTGCAGTGCCGTCAAGCTGAGAATGGGTGTCAATGGAGCCTCCGTGTGGCTCTTCGACAGAACCTCGGATACTAGTAAGCTTTAAATTTACTTGTGTTGTTCAATATTTCTGTTGATATATTAAGTAGGTGTACGACATGGTTAAAGCAATACTGTGTTGTTGTGTTCAGAGAGGTTTGGAGGGTTGGTGGAGTGCACAGTCTAGCATCCACCATGTCTCAAGACCATCGTCAGTTAGACAGCAGTCTGATCTGCAGGGTCATCTTGCCGTTGATTTAGTCCAACCCCTCTGTAAGCATTTCGGTTTTGCAAGGTGCGGTCCAAGCAAGCTATCACTTCAAACCATCCGACAGAAAGGTGTGGATTGCCAAGCAGAAGGCAATTGCACAGATATACGGGGATTGGGAAGAGTCGTACAATAAGGTTCCAAAGCTACTTCAGGCAGTTAGGTACTGCAGAGCTCTTTTCCTGGTACCATTTGTGACCTACGCGTCAAACCGTTCTACGATGGACACCTCCTGTTACGCGACTGCAGTATGTTTGATAAGGTATTTTGGGATTTTCCTTCATGTGTGGAGGCCTTCAAGTATTGCAAGTCCTTTGTCTCTGTAGACGGTGCGCATCTGTATGGTAGGTACGGTGGAGTGTTGCTTATTGCGGTGGTGCAAGATGGAAATAGCAACATCCTGCTTATTGCTTTTGCCATTGTGGAGTCCGAGAGCACCGAGTCATGGTCGTTCTTCCTAACTAATCTGAGACACCACGTCACCCCCACAAGACGGCCTGCTGGTTATCTCCGATGATAGTGGATGACATCCCCTAAGAGCCTTCCATGCTTACTACATTAAACACATGGCTACGAATTTCATGATTCGGTTCAAGTTAGCCGAGAGCAAGAGATACCTCATTAACGCTGCAGGGTGATAGTGACATCACCCCACAGGAGATGAAACGTGTGCGTCTCCGACCGCCATCGCTCCACGAGTGCTGAAATCAGGAAATTGTCAAAAGTGAAGTCCTTGAGGGGCACCGTGTCGCCGAATCCGGCCTCAGGTAGATACAGGACAATGGCGTCCGGTGGAGGAAAGGTATGGCTGACTCGTCGGGGTAATAGAAGGCAAGGCCTCTGTGGAATAAGAAAAGTATTTTTACTTATACAGAggtaataaaaaatttctatagCATACTTAAGAACATAGAAGTACTTCTACTTAAGAATATAATTCCATGTTTCTAGTCTACACATAGCAAATCCTAATTAAATCATAACAATCTTACACAAGCAAATACTGTTCTAAATTTATCCTACAAACCAATCCTTAAGGCATTTTACTCAATGTTTGTCACTACAGGTCTACCCTAACAATGTCCACATACTTAGATTAACCAAACAGTATGCAATTAACCTCAAAGTCGGCCGCCCCAGCGTAATGCAACATTTCGTTCAGTCTGTTGATGTCTCCGTCGTTCTCCGCCTGGCGTGCCATCACTGTATCAGACTCAAATATAGTAGGAAAGGGTTGAAAGAGGAGAGAAAGAGTTTGACTAAGTCAAATTAGGACCTAGAGAAATACTGTAAACAATTATATTCATAGACGCGGTACGactttatctcgtttacagcgTAAACGAGATAACAACGATACATCTAACATGCCTTAGGCTGATGTATTTAAAtcgataattattttttaaaatatttattttagtaattattagatttattttatttatttaaataaaaaaccccTATTCACCATCATGACTATCCTATACTTATATAACtattaaaagtaaattaataattaaccaGTGGAAAATCAAAATTCTATAAGTATTAAGTAGTATAAATTTAGCTCTAATTTACAAAAACAGTTTAATTAagctatttaaaaaaataatttaaataataaataactatattaaaagtagtttataaataaattattttgcatttgaatttttaattttaaaagtgtttattttataaaaatatgataaaaaatagtagtattatgagaaaagttattttttcttaacttctctataagttcctaaataactttttagaaagttacaatttgattttgaaaattgcaccgaacattaatactactacttttcattagtcaaaaactcaaaaaaattacttttaaaactttCTAAACATcttattatattatactaaTATCTTAATCTTTaccactaaaaaaaattatcttgtaATTACaatattgattttcaaatttcaaatactattatatttttatttacgtaaaatatattcatataaaaataataactaaaatattaatttatatcacaatttaatttttgtttaagtgtattgaaaattttctttaaaatttatgatttttattgtgtttgttCCTCATTTCACTATTCAAACTAGAGCTACGGATAACGTTGTTTTCTactctgttctcttctcttcccTCCAATCACATGGCTTCTCCCCTTCTTCACCAGCCAACGCAGTTCTTTTTCTCCAACACCCaggttcttttctttctctttttgtgACTCTGTATGTTGTGTTCTCCTTTCTGAACTTGGTTTTTCCATGCTTAACAGTTAAAAGGACCTAGCCATGGATTCTTGTGGCGACCCCCTTGTTCTTCATTTGGCGCCTCTCATTCTGAAAACAAAGCTCGGCCCATTAGAGCTTCGGTTGATGCACCCACATTTCCATTGTTTCAGACTCCAAAACAGCATGACTCAGCCTCTGAGGTATTTCATTTTACTTGGATAATCCTTAGGATTTGATAGCTTTAACATCCTTAATTGCTTAGTGTGGTAAGTTATTGATCCAACAGTTAGAAGCACAATCTGGGTCTATGATGTGCTGATTATTGCAATCCTTTACTTGGTCCAAGTTTTGATTATAACAAAAAAGGAGGATTGTGTTAGGTAGTTGGTAGCTCACTTTTGGCACGGTCCAATATGATTGGTTCCTTTTAGTGGAACGATGCCTGATGTTCGTTGTTAAGCTAGCAGCATGCTAAGGCTTGGTTTGGTAAAGCCTCTTGAAGAGGAGTTTGTACTTTTGAAAACTACAAGCACCTCATTTTTTGtctgataaataaaaaagattatgtACTTCTGCCTGCAGCCGTTAAAAGTTAGGAGTGCTTTTGAAAGTATCTAAGGAGTAGTTTGGTAAAGTTggcttatcaaaattaaaaagcctAATATACTCTCATATATTAATAACTATCTAAATTTACTTTAATATTTATGTCTATTgtgttctttttaaattttaaaagttatgtTATCAAATATAATTGTTACTACTTATTGAAAGccatttttagtttgatttacTAAACACAAATGCTACAACTTTTAGAAAGCCATCTTTCAAATGCTAGATTTGATAAAGTACtttcaaaagataaaaactTTGCCAAACCAAGCCTAAATTAGCTTATAAATGTGAGACTTCGAATGGAGGGTTTACAGTTTCCATGCTTTGATCTGCTTTGATATTCATAGAAGTATAACAAATAGTGTagatattttatgattttaaacaGCAAACAAATAGAGTAGACCTTGGTTTTGATTTTGAGAACCTTCTTTATTGAAGAATATGCCTTTGGATGAATTCTTAAAAGGGTCTTCAGGTTTGATGGGATATTCTGTtgtaagttaattaattaatgtattggtTTGTTCTTGTAGTTGGAGCCTGCAGATCCTGATTTCTACAAGATCGGTTATGTCCGAAGCATGAGAGCTTACGGAGTTGAGTTTAAGGAAGGGCCGGATGGATTTGGTGTGTATGCTTCCAAAGATGTGGAACCTCTCCGGCGAGCAAGGGTGAGTAGCTTTTTTGTGCATGGATGCAGTTGATGTAAAAGCCCTTGTGAGTTGTGACCGCTCTCAGTGTAGCACATGTGAAAATATTTTACGTATATAAACTTTAAGATTACATTCTTAGCCAGTTTCCATGTTAGTTTTCTATAATGGTTTATTTGAGCAGGTTATAATGGAAATTCCTCTTGAATTGATGTTAACCATAAGCAAGAAACTCCCATGGATGTTTTTCCCAGATATAATTCCTATAGGTCATCCAATATTTGATATTATCAACTCTACAGATCCAGAGGTAATTATTTTCTCTAAATTCATTATTTCATAATAAGTTATAAGTGtatatattttacaaatttGTCACCCGTTGTTGTTACAACATTTATGCCACCTTAGAAACTTAAAAGGAATTGTTTTCTGGTTATCATGCTTATTGTAATTGCATAAAATCTTTGTGGCAGACAGATTGGGACTTAAGGTTAGCTTGCCTCCTCCTATATGCATTTGATTGCGAAGACAACTTTTGGCAGTTGTATGGTGACTTCTTACCAAGTGCAGATGAGTGTACCAGCTTACTTCTAGCTTCAGAGGTGTGTAAAGTGTAAACAAAACAGATTTTGAATCACTAAACTTGTATGAGATGGTTGAGGCTATGACATGCTGAGTTATAGACTCTTGTCCTCAAATCGATATCATTGATGTAATAGATATTCCAATTTTCCCTTGTTGGGGtgtttcattttttctcttttaacaATATCTTAACTTGCATTTTCTTCCCTTAAGATCTTTATTTGGcccatacaaaaatttggttgtcccTCAGGGATGActtgtttaatttttggttgaGCCACAAAATACATATAAGCTCTAATGAATTGGTCATTGTTTTAAGAATTTTCTGTATAATAAACTACTATAACCTTGTGTATGATCACTAATAGCTATGCCTAAAACTTACCATAGTTTTTTACAAACAACTTTATTTCTCTCCCACAGGATGAACTTTCAGAGCTTCAAGATCCCGATCTTGCTTCTACTATGAGAAACCAGCAATATCGAGCCCAAGAATTCTGGGAAATGAACTGGGTAAATATCAAGTTGTGTTTCTTGATTTTGTTAGTTTTCCATTACACATGAAAGTTGTTACTGTGTTCTGAACATATTTGGTGTCAACATTGTTCAGCACAATTCTGCACCCCTTAAAATAAAGCGTCTTGCTCGTGATCCTCGAAGGTTCTTGTGGGCAGTGGGTATTGCACAGTCACGATGTATTAACATGCAGACGAGAATTGGTGCATTAACTCAAGATGCAAATATGCTTATTCCTTATGCTGGTATGAGCATATCTCTTTAGTTAGTCTGAGTAAATATGTTGCCTATTTTGCACTCTTAATATAATCAAGCAAATCTTCcatgttt from Arachis duranensis cultivar V14167 chromosome 4, aradu.V14167.gnm2.J7QH, whole genome shotgun sequence encodes:
- the LOC107483703 gene encoding protein PLASTID TRANSCRIPTIONALLY ACTIVE 14 isoform X2, with translation MASPLLHQPTQFFFSNTQLKGPSHGFLWRPPCSSFGASHSENKARPIRASVDAPTFPLFQTPKQHDSASELEPADPDFYKIGYVRSMRAYGVEFKEGPDGFGVYASKDVEPLRRARVIMEIPLELMLTISKKLPWMFFPDIIPIGHPIFDIINSTDPETDWDLRLACLLLYAFDCEDNFWQLYGDFLPSADECTSLLLASEDELSELQDPDLASTMRNQQYRAQEFWEMNWHNSAPLKIKRLARDPRRFLWAVGIAQSRCINMQTRIGALTQDANMLIPYADMLNHSFEPNCFLHWRFKDRMLEVLINAGEQIKRGDEMTINYMSGQKNEILMQRYGFSSPVNPWDVIKFSGNAKIHLDSFLSVFNISGLPEEYYHNKCLAIDGDTFVDGAVVAAARTLPTWSDKDVPPIPSAERMAVKELQQECRQMLAQYATTSKQDEKLLDSLPNAPRTLEAAIKYRLHRKLFIEKVIQALEIYQDKILF
- the LOC107483703 gene encoding protein PLASTID TRANSCRIPTIONALLY ACTIVE 14 isoform X1, with product MASPLLHQPTQFFFSNTQLKGPSHGFLWRPPCSSFGASHSENKARPIRASVDAPTFPLFQTPKQHDSASELEPADPDFYKIGYVRSMRAYGVEFKEGPDGFGVYASKDVEPLRRARVIMEIPLELMLTISKKLPWMFFPDIIPIGHPIFDIINSTDPETDWDLRLACLLLYAFDCEDNFWQLYGDFLPSADECTSLLLASEDELSELQDPDLASTMRNQQYRAQEFWEMNWHNSAPLKIKRLARDPRRFLWAVGIAQSRCINMQTRIGALTQDANMLIPYADMLNHSFEPNCFLHWRFKDRMLEVLINAGEQIKRGDEMTINYMSGQKNEILMQRYGFSSPVNPWDVIKFSGNAKIHLDSFLSVFNISGLPEEYYHNTECLAIDGDTFVDGAVVAAARTLPTWSDKDVPPIPSAERMAVKELQQECRQMLAQYATTSKQDEKLLDSLPNAPRTLEAAIKYRLHRKLFIEKVIQALEIYQDKILF